One genomic window of Salmo salar chromosome ssa12, Ssal_v3.1, whole genome shotgun sequence includes the following:
- the LOC106595872 gene encoding zinc finger protein 771-like isoform X1: protein MSSLSYSPPAKEAEVCWTEKEAPVKEEEEAITVKQEVEGEGEAVTVKQEVEGEAVTVKQEVEGEDVTVKQEVEGDAVGVKEEEEAFRVKEEVDVTVEEEKQDGAALGVKEEELTVTVKEDLFRVKEEDAVFGVKEEREITVTWEEDEEIGDIINTTGERPDTHSDSRKSPSGEPDPETSKPVRRHHCSQCGKSFTKLRNLKEHERTHTGEKPFQCSQCGKSFTVLTNLKRHERIHTGEKPYQCSQCEKSFTVLVNLKRHERIHTGEKPYQCCQCGKSFTQLRSLKRHERVHSGEKPYHCSHCGRSFRSSANMKEHERTHTGEKPFQCSHCGKSFTHLVSLKRHERMHTGEMPYQCSHCGKSFSQSAKLKRHKRMHTGEKPFQCSHCGKSFTQSGGLKKHEIKKKLCSLCS from the exons ATGAGCTCACTAAGCTACTCCCCACCTGCTAAAGaagcggaggtctgctggacggagaaagaagcccccgtgaaagaggaagaggaggctatcacagttaaacaagaagtagagggtgagggtgaagctgttacagttaaacaagaagtagagggtgaggctgttacagttaaacaagaagtagagggtgaggatgTTACAgttaaacaagaagtagagggtgatgCTGTtggagtgaaagaagaggaagaagctttcagagtaaaagaggaggtggatgtTACTGTGGAGGAAGAGAAACAAGACGGTGCCGCTttgggagtgaaagaggaggaattGACTGTCACAGTGAAAGAAGACcttttcagagtgaaagaggaggatgccgtctttggagtgaaggaggagagggagattactgtcacatggGAGGAGGACGAAGAGATTGGAGATATAATTAACACCA CAGGAGAAAGACCAGACACTCACTCTGACAGCaggaagagtccttcaggggaaccagacccagagacgTCCAAACCAGTGAGAcgacaccactgctcccagtgtggaaagagttttactaaGTTACGGAATCTAAAagagcatgagaggacacacacaggagaaaagcctttccagtgttcccagtgtggaaagagttttaccgtgttaactaacctgaaaaggcatgagagaatacacactggagaaaagccttaccaatGTTCCCAATGTGAAAAGAGTTTTACCGTGTTAGTTAACCTGAAaagacatgagagaatacacacaggagaaaagccttaccaatGTTGTCAATGTGGcaagagttttacccagttaaGGTCCCTGAAAAGACATGAGAGAGtacactctggagagaagccttatcactgttCCCATTGTGGAAGGAGTTTTAGGTCGTCTGCAAACATGAAggagcatgagaggacacacacaggagaaaagcctttccaatgctcccattgtggaaagagttttacccatcTAGTGAGCCTGAAAAGACATGAGAGAATGCACACAGGAGAAATGCCCTACCAATGCtcccattgtggaaagagtttttcCCAATCAGCAAAACTGAAAAGACATAAGAGAATGCACactggagaaaagcctttccaatgctcccattgtggaaagagttttacccaatCAGGGGGCCTGAAAAAACACGAGATAAAGAAGAAGCTATGTTCTTTATGTTCTTGA
- the LOC106595872 gene encoding zinc finger protein 501-like isoform X2 produces MSSLSYSPPAKEAEVCWTEKEAPVKEEEEAITVKQEVEGEGEAVTVKQEVEGEAVTVKQEVEGEDVTVKQEVEGDAVGVKEEEEAFRVKEEVDVTVEEEKQDGAALGVKEEELTVTVKEDLFRVKEEDAVFGVKEEREITVTWEEDEEIGDIINTRERPDTHSDSRKSPSGEPDPETSKPVRRHHCSQCGKSFTKLRNLKEHERTHTGEKPFQCSQCGKSFTVLTNLKRHERIHTGEKPYQCSQCEKSFTVLVNLKRHERIHTGEKPYQCCQCGKSFTQLRSLKRHERVHSGEKPYHCSHCGRSFRSSANMKEHERTHTGEKPFQCSHCGKSFTHLVSLKRHERMHTGEMPYQCSHCGKSFSQSAKLKRHKRMHTGEKPFQCSHCGKSFTQSGGLKKHEIKKKLCSLCS; encoded by the exons ATGAGCTCACTAAGCTACTCCCCACCTGCTAAAGaagcggaggtctgctggacggagaaagaagcccccgtgaaagaggaagaggaggctatcacagttaaacaagaagtagagggtgagggtgaagctgttacagttaaacaagaagtagagggtgaggctgttacagttaaacaagaagtagagggtgaggatgTTACAgttaaacaagaagtagagggtgatgCTGTtggagtgaaagaagaggaagaagctttcagagtaaaagaggaggtggatgtTACTGTGGAGGAAGAGAAACAAGACGGTGCCGCTttgggagtgaaagaggaggaattGACTGTCACAGTGAAAGAAGACcttttcagagtgaaagaggaggatgccgtctttggagtgaaggaggagagggagattactgtcacatggGAGGAGGACGAAGAGATTGGAGATATAATTAACACCA GAGAAAGACCAGACACTCACTCTGACAGCaggaagagtccttcaggggaaccagacccagagacgTCCAAACCAGTGAGAcgacaccactgctcccagtgtggaaagagttttactaaGTTACGGAATCTAAAagagcatgagaggacacacacaggagaaaagcctttccagtgttcccagtgtggaaagagttttaccgtgttaactaacctgaaaaggcatgagagaatacacactggagaaaagccttaccaatGTTCCCAATGTGAAAAGAGTTTTACCGTGTTAGTTAACCTGAAaagacatgagagaatacacacaggagaaaagccttaccaatGTTGTCAATGTGGcaagagttttacccagttaaGGTCCCTGAAAAGACATGAGAGAGtacactctggagagaagccttatcactgttCCCATTGTGGAAGGAGTTTTAGGTCGTCTGCAAACATGAAggagcatgagaggacacacacaggagaaaagcctttccaatgctcccattgtggaaagagttttacccatcTAGTGAGCCTGAAAAGACATGAGAGAATGCACACAGGAGAAATGCCCTACCAATGCtcccattgtggaaagagtttttcCCAATCAGCAAAACTGAAAAGACATAAGAGAATGCACactggagaaaagcctttccaatgctcccattgtggaaagagttttacccaatCAGGGGGCCTGAAAAAACACGAGATAAAGAAGAAGCTATGTTCTTTATGTTCTTGA